The DNA segment CGTCTTCTGGCCCGATCTGATCACGCTCGAGGACGACGCGCTCGTGGGCTACGACGCCACCATTCTCTGTCACGAGTTCCTCCAGGACGAGTACCGCACCGGCGAGGTCGTCGTCGGCGAGCGCGCCATGATCGGCGCGGGAGCGATCGTCCTCCCGGGCGTCGAGATCGGACGCGACGCGAGCGTCGCGGCGAACTCGCTGGTGACGCGGGACGTACCGCCCGACGCGGTCGTGGCCGGCGTTCCGGCGCGGCCGATGAACGGCGACGCGATTCACGGTGACGCGGCCGAAACGGGCGGGGAGTCGGACGACTGAGCGGCGAA comes from the Halovivax cerinus genome and includes:
- a CDS encoding acyltransferase — protein: MTADDPSRHDRIDRHPTPGPGNSLSGWPGERNPIRVAVNYVIVWLVRLSPSLRLKRWLLRRLGVDVGERVSWGLEATPDVFWPDLITLEDDALVGYDATILCHEFLQDEYRTGEVVVGERAMIGAGAIVLPGVEIGRDASVAANSLVTRDVPPDAVVAGVPARPMNGDAIHGDAAETGGESDD